A stretch of the Sorangium aterium genome encodes the following:
- a CDS encoding family 43 glycosylhydrolase, which produces MFNDTFCKDTSGTPIYSQGGGVLQVGDTYYWYGVQYRGARSYVDNPVKNGDTTFEGITTYSSKDLVNWKHEATDKPADVGSWFGRLGVAYNENTRKYVLVAQAWVGGDANSVYFATSDSPAGGFVYEHVQANPPGIANGGTGDQTIFQDDDGQAYMISSSQKGRSNRYISPLRASDFLQVEQAIPVYRGGGREGNCMFKHEGTYYFCSSDLHGWNTSATYCVSATNIRGPWSEEFVMKNTELDYSHVTQTGFFVHVYGTEQTTIIYAGDRWADFAGNGIGFNQWVPLSFRGGEPYFHSLSAWTLNATTGRWAVALENNWVLNPTFEADRITVSTPVGWSASNGSNSQDGRTGRWSWQLNGTASLSQSVADLPNGTYTLEVWAKSNGAGAELYIQNYGGAGKIAPIPESTSWSRVTISDIAVSDGRVEFGVTSSGQTVKVDDFTLIAASD; this is translated from the coding sequence ATGTTCAACGATACCTTTTGTAAAGACACGTCCGGCACTCCCATCTACTCGCAGGGTGGAGGCGTGCTTCAGGTCGGCGACACGTATTACTGGTACGGGGTGCAGTACCGTGGTGCGCGCTCGTACGTCGATAATCCGGTCAAGAACGGCGACACGACATTCGAGGGGATCACCACCTACTCCTCGAAGGACCTCGTGAACTGGAAGCACGAAGCTACGGATAAACCCGCCGACGTGGGGAGTTGGTTCGGGCGGCTGGGCGTCGCGTACAACGAGAACACGCGCAAGTACGTCTTGGTCGCCCAGGCATGGGTCGGTGGTGATGCTAATTCGGTGTATTTCGCGACCAGCGACTCCCCGGCGGGTGGTTTCGTCTACGAGCACGTTCAGGCGAACCCGCCCGGGATCGCCAACGGTGGAACCGGCGACCAAACCATCTTTCAGGACGACGACGGCCAGGCCTATATGATCAGCTCGAGCCAAAAAGGTCGATCGAATCGCTACATCTCGCCGCTGCGAGCGTCCGACTTCCTGCAAGTGGAGCAAGCCATTCCTGTCTATAGGGGCGGCGGCCGCGAGGGGAATTGCATGTTCAAGCACGAGGGGACTTACTATTTCTGCTCCTCGGATTTGCACGGCTGGAACACGTCGGCAACGTATTGCGTCTCTGCCACGAACATTCGCGGACCATGGAGCGAAGAGTTCGTCATGAAGAACACCGAGCTGGACTACAGCCATGTGACGCAAACCGGCTTCTTCGTCCACGTCTACGGCACGGAGCAGACCACGATCATTTACGCGGGAGATCGCTGGGCGGATTTTGCTGGTAATGGGATTGGCTTCAACCAGTGGGTGCCGCTCAGCTTCCGGGGAGGAGAGCCGTACTTTCACTCGCTCAGCGCGTGGACGCTGAATGCGACGACGGGGCGCTGGGCCGTCGCGCTCGAAAACAACTGGGTTCTCAATCCAACGTTCGAGGCGGATCGGATCACGGTCTCGACGCCCGTTGGCTGGTCCGCCAGCAACGGCTCGAACTCCCAGGACGGACGCACGGGCAGATGGTCCTGGCAGCTGAACGGTACGGCGAGCTTGAGCCAGAGCGTAGCGGACCTGCCGAACGGCACCTATACGCTCGAGGTTTGGGCCAAGAGCAATGGTGCGGGAGCGGAGCTCTACATCCAGAACTACGGCGGCGCCGGCAAGATCGCCCCGATTCCCGAGAGCACGAGCTGGAGCCGAGTGACGATCAGCGACATCGCCGTCAGCGACGGCCGCGTCGAGTTCGGCGTGACGAGCAGCGGACAGACCGTGAAGGTGGACGACTTCACCTTGATCGCGGCCAGCGACTGA
- a CDS encoding transposase encodes MSLPFELRALAAKRSDVLAAMERIFAEEIARVTTRLASIAGARTGSVGFPQRFGSSLNVHVHFHTLAIDGVFEKTAAGNRRRFREDRHGRALPRCAAAFKRATLLRGVRRVRRALRGAHRSG; translated from the coding sequence ATGTCGCTTCCGTTTGAGCTGCGTGCGCTTGCGGCCAAAAGGTCCGACGTCCTCGCGGCGATGGAGCGCATCTTCGCGGAGGAGATCGCCCGCGTGACCACGCGGCTCGCGAGCATCGCCGGCGCACGGACGGGCTCGGTCGGGTTCCCTCAGAGATTCGGCTCGAGCTTGAACGTTCACGTCCATTTTCACACGCTGGCAATCGACGGCGTTTTCGAGAAGACCGCCGCTGGCAATCGACGGCGTTTTCGAGAAGACCGCCATGGGCGTGCGCTTCCACGATGCGCCGCCGCCTTCAAGAGAGCGACGCTTCTCCGCGGCGTGCGACGGGTTCGACGTGCATTGCGCGGTGCGCATCGCAGCGGATGA
- a CDS encoding MFS transporter: MQHAGGAAPDIGPATPDIGAAAPDIGAATLKRVTRGLMPLFCLMYLIAYIDRQNVSYAKLEMVGALGLTEAAYGLGASLFFLGYFLFEAPANLILVRVGAGVWFSRIMGTWGLVTIALGFTQSPAMFFVLRFLLGVTEAGFFPGVLYVLTLWYPHAHRARMIGAFMMASALANAVGSVVGGALLDLNGLLGLAGWQWVFVATGAPAVLLAPYVLWRLPSHPEQARFLTPDQKAWLARTLAAEPRQQAEGSPWRALLDIRVMALAGLYVGLPLGAYGLSYWLPTLVKGFGASNIQNGFINVIPWVFVALALWWVPRHAARNGVSAWHISGPMLLGAVTLVLSVVVPGAAPKFALLCVAAAAIFAGQPVFWSVPQKLLAGPHAAAGIAAINSVGNLGGFVAQNVVPRIYDATGSQLAPMLFLAGCLLIAGVSIRVLVPRLAGW, translated from the coding sequence ATGCAGCACGCAGGGGGCGCGGCCCCGGACATCGGCCCCGCGACCCCGGACATCGGCGCCGCGGCCCCAGACATCGGCGCCGCGACCCTGAAGCGGGTCACCCGTGGCCTGATGCCGCTCTTCTGCCTCATGTACCTGATCGCGTACATCGACCGGCAGAACGTCTCCTATGCCAAGCTGGAGATGGTGGGCGCCCTGGGCCTCACCGAAGCCGCATACGGCCTCGGCGCCTCGCTGTTCTTCCTCGGCTACTTCCTGTTCGAGGCGCCGGCCAACCTGATCCTCGTCCGCGTCGGCGCCGGGGTCTGGTTCAGCCGGATCATGGGCACCTGGGGCCTCGTCACCATCGCGCTGGGGTTCACCCAGAGCCCGGCCATGTTCTTCGTCCTGCGCTTCCTGCTGGGCGTGACGGAGGCCGGCTTCTTCCCGGGCGTGCTCTACGTCCTGACCCTCTGGTACCCGCATGCGCACCGCGCCCGCATGATCGGCGCCTTCATGATGGCCAGCGCCCTGGCCAACGCGGTGGGCTCGGTCGTCGGCGGCGCGCTGCTCGATCTCAACGGCCTCCTGGGACTGGCTGGCTGGCAGTGGGTGTTCGTGGCCACCGGCGCTCCCGCCGTCCTGCTCGCGCCCTACGTCCTCTGGCGCCTGCCGAGCCACCCCGAGCAGGCCCGCTTCCTCACCCCCGACCAGAAGGCCTGGCTCGCCAGGACCCTCGCCGCGGAGCCCCGCCAACAGGCGGAAGGCTCCCCCTGGCGGGCCTTGCTGGACATACGAGTGATGGCGCTCGCCGGCCTGTATGTCGGCTTGCCGCTCGGCGCTTACGGCCTCAGCTACTGGCTGCCCACCCTCGTGAAGGGCTTCGGCGCCTCGAACATCCAGAACGGCTTCATCAACGTCATCCCCTGGGTCTTCGTCGCCTTGGCGCTCTGGTGGGTGCCGCGCCATGCCGCCCGCAACGGCGTCAGCGCCTGGCACATCTCCGGCCCCATGCTGCTGGGCGCCGTCACCCTGGTGCTGAGCGTGGTCGTGCCGGGCGCAGCGCCCAAGTTCGCCCTGCTGTGCGTCGCCGCCGCCGCCATCTTCGCCGGCCAGCCGGTGTTCTGGAGCGTGCCCCAGAAGCTCCTCGCGGGCCCGCACGCCGCCGCTGGCATCGCCGCCATCAACTCGGTGGGCAACCTCGGCGGCTTCGTGGCCCAGAACGTGGTGCCGCGCATCTACGACGCGACCGGCAGCCAGCTCGCCCCCATGCTGTTTCTGGCCGGCTGCCTGCTCATCGCCGGCGTCAGCATCCGGGTGCTCGTCCCCCGGCTGGCAGGCTGGTAG
- a CDS encoding protein-glutamine glutaminase family protein, with amino-acid sequence MPEQAEFLRRIPWLAADNGCEERAEAAVYFFHQWDYPTPYFARVRAKPRKRLVFQTTNEPSRTVTWSHHVAPVVRVGGQLMILDVAIDFGDRALRRIAWQRDW; translated from the coding sequence GTGCCGGAGCAAGCCGAGTTTCTGCGGCGGATTCCCTGGCTCGCGGCCGACAACGGCTGCGAGGAGCGGGCCGAGGCAGCGGTCTACTTCTTCCACCAATGGGACTATCCGACGCCCTACTTTGCCAGAGTCAGGGCAAAGCCGCGCAAGCGGCTGGTCTTCCAGACAACCAACGAGCCGTCTCGAACCGTGACGTGGTCCCACCACGTCGCGCCCGTGGTCCGGGTCGGTGGACAGCTCATGATCCTGGACGTCGCCATCGATTTTGGCGATCGAGCATTGCGTAGAATTGCTTGGCAGCGGGACTGGTAG
- a CDS encoding GNAT family N-acetyltransferase → MGFDVPLIREARPEDAPLLAAAERAIASVPGKLASMPDEIVDDDLRKKIVELDDRCGGIYLVAEHAGTVVGHAFLEPLSLAATSHVVRLMIAVHEGHQRQGVGRALMNSLLRWARSNPRVEKVELQVRSSNEPAIALYRSLGFVEEGRKTRRLKIGPNEYLDDVYMALWVGP, encoded by the coding sequence ATGGGGTTCGATGTGCCTTTGATCCGAGAAGCACGGCCGGAGGACGCGCCGCTGCTCGCGGCAGCCGAGCGCGCGATCGCGAGCGTTCCGGGGAAGCTCGCCTCGATGCCCGACGAAATCGTCGACGACGACCTTCGAAAGAAGATAGTCGAGCTCGACGATCGCTGCGGCGGCATCTATCTCGTCGCCGAACACGCGGGCACGGTCGTCGGGCATGCGTTCTTGGAACCGCTCTCACTTGCCGCGACGTCGCACGTCGTCAGGCTGATGATCGCCGTTCACGAAGGCCATCAACGCCAAGGCGTTGGCAGAGCCCTCATGAACTCGCTCTTGCGCTGGGCGCGGTCAAACCCGCGCGTTGAAAAAGTCGAGCTTCAGGTGCGCTCGTCGAACGAGCCCGCGATCGCGCTTTATCGATCACTCGGGTTCGTCGAAGAGGGGCGTAAGACGAGGCGGCTGAAGATCGGTCCAAACGAGTATCTTGACGACGTTTACATGGCTCTGTGGGTTGGTCCGTAA
- a CDS encoding HupE/UreJ family protein gives MKSTIQNTMGWASCPGARALLVAMLVSWPSVSWAHPGGADAGFLKGLFHPVFGADHLLAMVSVGVVSSQLGGKHLLRIPATFVAAMLVGGLLGMARWPMRLGELCIAASVAALGLGIVTTTRGSSPFLLSGCVAMFGVFHGHAHGLEMPHAVSPALYAMGFLLSTTVLHLCGLVLGELAAGRESLSRGLRYAGAAVMGTGMVLLVRGAGI, from the coding sequence ATGAAATCCACGATCCAAAACACGATGGGATGGGCTTCTTGTCCCGGCGCGCGCGCCCTGCTCGTCGCCATGCTCGTCTCGTGGCCCTCCGTGAGCTGGGCGCACCCGGGCGGCGCCGATGCGGGATTTCTGAAGGGCCTCTTCCATCCCGTGTTCGGCGCGGACCACCTGCTCGCGATGGTGAGCGTCGGTGTCGTCAGCTCGCAGCTCGGCGGAAAGCACCTCCTCCGGATCCCCGCCACGTTCGTCGCCGCGATGCTGGTCGGTGGCCTCCTGGGGATGGCGCGATGGCCCATGCGCCTGGGCGAGCTTTGCATCGCGGCGTCGGTCGCGGCGCTCGGTCTCGGCATCGTCACCACGACCCGTGGCTCCTCACCGTTCCTGCTCTCCGGATGCGTGGCGATGTTCGGTGTCTTTCACGGACATGCCCACGGCCTGGAGATGCCTCATGCGGTCAGCCCGGCGCTGTATGCCATGGGCTTTCTGCTGAGCACGACCGTGCTTCATCTGTGCGGTCTCGTCCTCGGCGAGCTCGCCGCCGGTCGAGAGTCCCTGTCGCGGGGGCTGCGCTATGCCGGCGCCGCCGTGATGGGGACGGGGATGGTCCTTCTGGTGCGCGGGGCCGGCATCTGA
- a CDS encoding DUF6640 family protein, with protein MNRSTLGRVVLTFVLASGATVAVGVDWNKTHLFNPAWHEHARFHDALMLLILCGVTIVGLWMVWRRSMEPQVGFNVAAWIVVIIWTPFFYITWLIPGTSLLAGPDVPLPVVAGIPLYPNVLIAGTELLLAALAYKLFHSDPASTAARVANA; from the coding sequence ATGAACCGAAGTACCCTGGGAAGAGTCGTTCTCACGTTCGTTCTGGCGAGCGGCGCCACCGTCGCTGTCGGCGTGGACTGGAATAAAACCCACCTGTTCAACCCTGCATGGCATGAGCATGCGCGCTTTCATGACGCCCTCATGCTGCTCATCCTGTGTGGCGTGACGATCGTCGGATTGTGGATGGTGTGGCGGCGGTCCATGGAGCCGCAGGTCGGGTTCAACGTGGCGGCCTGGATCGTCGTCATCATCTGGACGCCCTTCTTCTACATTACGTGGCTCATCCCGGGGACCAGCCTGCTCGCGGGACCCGACGTGCCGCTCCCGGTCGTCGCTGGCATCCCGCTCTACCCGAACGTGCTCATCGCAGGTACCGAGCTCTTGCTCGCGGCGCTCGCCTACAAGCTCTTCCACAGCGATCCTGCATCGACGGCAGCGCGCGTGGCGAACGCCTGA